In the genome of uncultured Sphaerochaeta sp., the window GCTGGCCGACCTTGAGCAGCAGCTTGAGGCAAATTCCCGCTATTTCGAGCAGTGGATCGAGAAAAACCTCCTGGAGAACCAGCACCGCTGCCTGGTCACCGTCCGTCCGGATGCCGAACACCAGAAGCGGCAGAATGAGGCCATTGCCAAGTATGCCCAAAGCCTTGCGACGGAATTGGGAAAGAAGGGCCTGAAGCAGTTGATGCAGCAGAACCAACGCTTTTTGCTCTTTGAGCAGGAGTCCGATACCCCTGAAGCCTTGGCGAAGGTGCCGTACCTGCATCTCAGCGACCTTCCCGTCACCGTTCGCACCAATGAACACGAGCTGGTGCTCTCAGGGGGGCAGGACCTGTACATCCGTCCCCTCTTCTGCAATACGATCGTGTATGCCGACTTCGCGGTGCGCTGCGAGGACCTGACCCAGCGGGAGCTGCTCTTGCTGCCGCTCTTCACCCGCATGGTGCAGATGACAGGAATCGGGGACCTCTCCTACAGCGAGGTTTCCCAGAAACTGAAACATCTGACCGGGGACTTCAACCTCTTTGTCGAGATGGGCTCGTCCAATCGTGGGGAAGACACCTTGGTCATGCTGTGCAGGGCCAAGACCCTGTATGAGGATTTTGAGGAGGCCATGCTCTTTATCAGTGAACTGCTGGGCAAGGCGAATGTGACCGACCTGAAGCAACTGAAGCTTGTGTTGAACAACTATCGCACCGATTTTGCAGACAGTGTCACCTACAGTGCCCATAGCTTTGCATCCCTCAGTGCGGCAAGTGTCTTCAGTCCGATCCAATGGGAAGGGGAGCAGCTCTCCGGCCTCCAGCAGTGGTTCTTCCTCGACTCCCTCAAGGATGATGCACTGGCCCCGCTCGCCGAGGAACTGGCATTGCTCCAGAAGAAACTCTACAACCGACGGCGTCTGATCAGCCACCTCAGCTGTGATGAGGATAAGGTAGCTCCGCTTACAGTTGTCTGGGAGCGCTTTGTGCTCTCGTTTACCGAGGGTGAGGAGATTGTGAGAAAAATGCGCTCCTATGAGCAGGTGAGCAAGGGGCTTGTGCATGAAGTACAGCTCTATCGTCTCCCTTCCACCGTCAGTTATGCGGCGTGGGCCATGCGCACCAGTGCCAAGGGTACGGTGTTGCAGGCTGCCCAGGTGGTGCTCGGCCAGTTGCTCAGCACCAATGATTTGTGGGAAGTGGTTCGCGGGCAAGGGGGAGCGTACGGCGTTTCCGCCAACGCGGATGTCATGGAGGAGATGTTTGTCTTCTCGTCCTATCGTGATCCCCGCATTGCCGGCACCTATAGTGATTTCAAACGCATCCTCACCAAATATGCCTCAACGGCTGTTGAGGCGAAACAGATCGAGAACGCCCTGATCACCCTCATCGCAACGGAGATCAAGCCGCTTTCCCCTGCGCAGGACTCCATGTTGGCCTTCCGGCGCTTGCTCTACCGTATCAGTGATGAGTTCAGGGCGCTCAGGCGTGAGCAGTTGCTTAGTGTGGATGGGAAGGCGATCAACGAAGGGGCGCAAGCCTTGCTTGAGCACGCCATTCGTGAGGATTCGTATGTGGTGCTCTCCGGTTCCCAGCTCCTGGAAGCGGAGAAAGAGAAGCATCCTATGCTTGATCGTCCATCTGTCCGCCTGCCGCTGTAGGCCGTTCGCCCCAGATGCGCGCCAGTGAGTTCAGTTCCTTCGGGTCCTTGAGCTTGAGCACCACGCACTGGCGCAGGCTTGCCTGGCTCTTGGCCACATCCTGGGCAAGGGCAAGGCAGGATGGGCATCCGCACAAGCCGCAGTCGATTCCGGGCAGAACGGCAAGGATCCTGTCGACCTTTTCCAGTTTCTGCAAGGCTTTCGACCGATCCTTGTCCAATCCCAACACCTGCTTGGGTTGAGGTGCATCCAGGCAAAGGTTGTTCTCAAACGAGTGTTTCTGTGCAAGGATGCGTTCGGTCAGGTCCTGGGGGAGTTCCTTGGGGAGGTTCGTTGACCAATGCCGCAACTGCTCGGTGGCCAAAAAGCGGTTGCGGACGGTAAGAATTCCCCCGACACACCCTTCGGCACATGCATCTAGCTCAAGAAATTGCAGGCTGGTCTCCTGTTCGTCTTCCAGAATATCGAGAAACTCAATGACATTGTGCATCTCATCAACAGCCAGGGCCCTGCCTTTCTGGTTCGAGCTCTGTCCTTTCACCAGGCTCCAGCGCAAGGCTTTGCGGGTGCAGTGGGGAAAGGTGAAACCGGCCTGCTTGCTTGCATACCGCTCTTTCTCCCGAGCCAGCAGGACACTCACCTGGTTGTAGGCGGTATCGAAATTGATGATCCCATCAAAGAGCCGGTGTTCCTCCGACCCTTCGGTCTTGAACTGGGCAATCTTGGCGGCACAGGGGGTGAAGTAGAAGATTCCCAGGCTCTCCCCAAAGGCAGCCAATTCACTTTTTGCAAAGATGGCGGTGACTTGGGCTGGGGACCTGAGCCGGGACAGGTTTCCCACCAGCAGGGGATAGCGTATCTGGATGAGACGCTGGACTGCCGGGCAGAAGTTGCTGATCAGGGGAAGGGGTTTCTCCTTTTCCTCTGCCTCCAGGACATCCAGGATATCGATGCCGGTTTCCGCCAGATAGATGTGGGTGAAACCGATGTCATACAGGGCGGCAAGCACCTGCGTGACGGTGAGGGTGTCGGGGAACTGGGCAAAGAAGGGGGCGGGTACGATTCCCACCCGGTAGGTGAAGCGCTGCAGCTGGGAAAGCGGGTCCTGTTCGATCCTGATCGCATGGTTGGGACAGACCGCCATGCATTGGCCGCAGTCAATGCAGAGGTCGGCAGAAATCACCGCCTTGCCCTTGGAAATGCGGATGGCCCCGGTGGGACAGCGCTTCATGCAGTGGGTGCACCCCTTGCATGCTTCATTGATGACTTGCAGGGAGTGGTGCAGACTCAAGTCGCTCATATGCTCTCCTTGAGAGAGAAGCCCATGGTGATGTGGGTGTGCTCACCAGCCTTGGTCTTGATGGTGAGGTGGTCGCAATTCTTCTTGATGTTCGGAAGTCCCATTCCTGCCCCATAGCCCAACTCCCTGACTTGCTCGCTGGCTGTCGACCAGCCTTCGGTCATGGCAAGATCGAGATCGGGTATTCCCGGACCGGTATCGATGACCTGGATGGTGATCTTCTCTTCCTCAAGGTCACAGACAATCCTTCCCCCATAGGAGTGGGCGATCACATTGACCTCCGCCTCAAAGACGGCGACCATGATGCGCTTGATCGTCAATGGGTCGATGTTCAGCTGTTTGAGCAATCGTTTCAGATTGCTTGAGGCGACACCTGCCACTGAGAAGTCTTGTGCTGGGACGAGATACTCCTGTCGCATCTCAATATACCGGCTTCAGCCCTTGTGCAAAGAGAAGGCCACTGGTCTTGAAAAGGGAGTATGAGGTGTAGGCCAAGGCGATGTTCAACTCGTTTGCCATGTCGATCATCGTCTGGCTGGGTTTCTTGTTGCGAACCAGGAGGATGTTGGAGATGTCACTCATCTCGGCGGTCCTGATGGCTTGGTTGTTGGATAGGCCGGTGATCAGCAGGATGTCATCCTCGAGGATGGTGAGTACGTCACTCATCAGATCACTGGCAAAGCCTCGTTTCACTTCGTCTTCCAGATGGGACTCTCCGCAGACGAGCACCGCATCTACACATGCAAGGATATCTTTCAGTTTCATGAAGGAGAGTATACCACGCCCAGAGCCTTTGGCGGTAGGGTAAATCCAGTATCCCTTTCTCGCTTTTTGCCTTTCAAAAAGAGAGGTGAGAAGCTATACTGGCGTAAAGAGGAGGTTTTGCGTGAAGTACATCGGAGCATTGGACCAAGGGACCACCAGTACCCGTTTTATTGTGTTTGACGAAAAGGGAACCATTGTAAGCTCCCACCAGCTTGAGCATCAGCAGATTTTCCCCCAGCCCGGTTGGGTCGAACATGATCCTTGGGAGATTTGGGACAATAGCAGCGAATGTATCAGCAAGGCACTCAAGGCGGCAAACCTGAAGGGTAGTGATATCAAGGGCATCGGTATCACCAACCAGCGGGAAACCATTGTTGCCTGGAACCCCAAAACCGGGAAGGTCTGGCACAATGCCATCGTTTGGCAGGACCTCCGGGGTGCAGAGCTCATTGAGCACCTGAAAAAAGAGGTTGAAGCTTCCTATTTGCAGAAGAAGAGCGGACTCATTTTCAGTCCCTACTTTGCCGCCAGCAAGATTGCCTGGTTGCTCGATCATGTCGAAGGATTGAGGGATGAGGCTGAGAAAGGCGATGTGGTCTTCGGTACCATCGATACCTGGCTGGCCTGGAACCTGACCGGCGGCAAGGCTTTGGTGACCGATGTGACCAATGCCAGCCGATACCTGTTGATGAATATCGAGACCTGCCAGTGGGATGATGACCTGCTTGCACTGTTCAACATTCCCAAGTGTGCGCTTCCCTCCATTGTTCCTTCCTCGGGGACAATCTATGCACACACCACCCCCAGCGGACCGTTCCGTTCCGAGGTTCCCGTGTGCGGCATCCTGGGTGACCAGCAGGCAGCCTTGTTCGGGCAAGCTTGTTTTTCGGAAGGATTGGGCAAGAGCACGTATGGGACGGGTTGTTTCCTGTTGGTGAACACCGGCCGCAAGCTGGTGACCAGCGAACAGGGCTTGCTCACCACCGTGGCCTATCAGCTGGGGGATGAGCCTCCCTTGTACGCACTGGAAGGTTCCATTGCGGTTGCCGGTTCGCTTGTCCAATGGGCACGCGACAACCTGAAAATTGTATCAAATCCGCAGGAACTGGACAAACTGGCCTCCTCTGTGCCAGACTGCGGCGGTGTATATATTGTCCCTGCATTCAGTGGTCTCTTTGCTCCCTACTGGAGAAGTGATGCGCGTGGGGTCATAGCCGGCCTTACCGGGTTTGCGACACGAGCCCACCTCAGCAGAGCCATTCTTGAGTCCACCGCATTCCAGGCCCATGACATCTTCAAGGGTATGGAGAAGGACAGCGGCATCAGGATGACGACCCTGAAGGTTGACGGAGGCTTGACGAACAGCACCCCGCTCATGGAGTTCCAGGCCGACCTTCTGGGCATTCCGGTGATCCGGCCCAAGGTGGTGGAAACCACGGCCCTCGGCGCTGCGTATGCAGCCGGGCTTTCGGTTGGGATCTGGAAGGATTTGGACCAGCTCTCCTCCTATTGGCAGGAAGAGAAGCGCTGGGAGCCGAAGATGGACGATGAAGTGCGTCAACAGAAGATACGGTTCTGGAAGAAAGCAGTGAACCGTACCTTGGATTGGGTTACGGAGGAGTAGGAGTACCGAATGGTCCTTGATACGATGCAGTCCATGCTCTCATTTTTGCGGCCCGCCTTGCAGGTGGGTCTGCTTGCATGGCTTTTCTATCGCTTCTACACAACCATTGCCCAGACGAAGGCCCAGCAGATCGTCAAGGTTGTGGTGGTGCTCTTCGCCACCTATGCACTCAGCTACATCCTCAAGCTGGAGGTGCTTCTCTTCTTTTTCCGATACATCAGCATCCCGGCAACCATATTCATCTGCATCGTCTACCAGCCTGAGCTCAGGCGTTCCTTCACCCAGTTGTGGAGCGGAGGAAGCCGACTTTTCCGTATCGGTACGCAGACCACCAGCAGTGACCAGATTGATTCAATCCTCAATGCCTGCAATGTGTTGGTGAACAAGCGCCGCGGGGCCCTGATTGTCTTTCCCCGGCGGCTGGGCATCAAGAACATCATCGACAGCGGCACCAGGATCAATGCCGACCTCTCCACCTCCCTCATCCTGACGGTATTCGACCACGATACACCGCTGCACGATGGGGCGATGGTCATCCAGAGCGGCCGAATCGTTGCAGCCGGATGCTATCTTCCGCTCTCCGAGCAGACGGACATCAAGAAGAGTTTTGGTACCCGACACCGCGCAGCCTTGGGGCTTGCGGAGGAGTCGGATGCCGTGGTCCTGGTTGTCAGTGAGGAGACCGGGGCTATCAGCATGACCTACAATGCAAACCTGTACTACGACCTGGACACCAATACGATCAAGCGCATGTTGCTTGCTCTGTTCAGTTACCACGACATTACTCCCGAGGAGCTCATGCAGGAGGCAGGCAGTGACGAAACTGAGTAAGCATATGCAGTCACTCCTGCTCAATTGGCCGGCCAAGGTCCTCTCCTTGGTGTTTGCCCTCCTGGTGTATGTTTTCATCCAGTACTCGACGCTTGGCGCGAGGGTGGTGACACTCCCCCTTGAGGTGAGCCTTCCTCCTTCGCTTGAGGCCCAAAGCCTTGTGCCAACATCGGTGGAGGTAATCATCCGGGGCGATGAGGATGTCATCTATCTGATCAATCCCAATGCCATAGAGGCTACCATCGACTTCTCCGAGGTGACGGAAGAGGGTATTTCCACTTCCCTGGTTGTGCTCACCTACGATGAACGGGTGTTCGATGGTGCCGGCATCTCTTTGGTCGCCAATCCCAACCAGTATCGGATTCTCTTCGCCCAGAGGAGCTTGCCTTGATGGATATGGGAATCGGCATTGATGTGGTGAACATCGACCGAATGAAACATCTTTCCGAGCATGCCTGCCAGCGAATGTTCCATCCTGAGGAGCTGAAGGAAGCCGAGTTGCTGTCTTCTGAGCGACGGGCTGAGTACCTTGCCGGACGGTTTGCAGCAAAGGAAGCGTTCGGGAAAGCCTTGGGTACCGGCCTTTCGGGGCTGAGCCTGCAGGAAATCCGCGTTGAGCGGCAAAGCGACGGAAGACCGGTGCTTCGTCTGGAGGGCAAGGCTCTCCAATTGCTGGGTGCACGCAAGGCCTTGGTTTCCATCAGCCATGACCAGCCGGTGGCTGTCGCCATGGTGGTGCTGGGCGGAGGCGCTGATGGCCCGTTCTGATTGGAAAAGGCCCGAGCTGGAAATGCTCGGCGAAGGGCTCAGGAGAATTCGGCTCACCGTAAGCTATCATGGAAGTCACTACAGCGGATGGCAGAAACAGTCCAACGCCCTTGCGGTGGCAGAGGTGCTGGAGAAGGCCGTTGAGCAGATGATCGGCGAGCGTGTTGAGATCGTAGGCAGCGGCAGGACCGACAGCGGGGTGCATGCCCTTGGCCAGGTCTGCCACATGGACATCTCCAACCAGAAAGTGCAGGCCTCGGTCTTCCTTTGTGCCCTGAACCGCTTGCTTCCCACCGATATCAGGATTCTGGAGAGCAGTGAGGTGGATGGCTCCTTCCATGCCCGCTACACCACCATGGCACGGATGTACCGCTATTACTTCAAGCAAGAGGCAGAGATGACAGCCTTTGACGACCAGCTGGTTGCAAAGGTGAAGCGCTTCCCCTCCCTTGAGGTGCTCAATGGCTATGCGAAGGTGCTGCAAGGCACCCACGACTTCACCACCTTCACTGCCAGTGGGGATTTGTGCCCAAGCAAGTGGCGTGACATCTATGAGTCCTATTGGTCGTTCGAGACCGACCGATGGGGTCAGCCTTTGCTCAGCTACACCATCTGCGGCAATGCATTTCTCTACAAAATGGTTCGTTCGTTGGTGGGCTCCATGATGGAGTTTGCCGAAAAGGGCGTGCCTGTCGAGGAGTTTTCCGCTATTCTGGAGAGCAAGGAGCGCAGCAAGGCAGGCAGGACAGCCGTGGCTTCCGGGCTCTATCTCTACCGCATCAGTTATGATCGGGATGAATACGCGTGGTTTGAGGAGGTAGGCCATGACAGCTGACCAGGACAAGGCTGAAGCGCTGACCTACGCGCTCAAGCAGTTTGTGAATGTGTGTGATGAGGCTGAGGCTCTTGTGGGGCACAAGCCGCTTTGTGCGACCGAAGTGGATTACGAAGAGCTTGTGCAGTCCATGCTTCCGCAGACCATTGACCCACAGAGTGTACAGGGGACTGGGCTGAAGCAACTACAGCATCTGGTCGAAGGGTGCACCAAGTGCAAGCTCAGCGAAACCCGTACGCATACGGTTTTTGGTGAGGGGGTCATCCCTGCCCGTCTGATGGTCATCGGGGAAGGCCCCGGTGCCGAGGAGGATGCGAGCGGCAGGGCTTTTGTCGGCAAAGCCGGCAAGTATCTGGACAGCTGGCTGGGAGCCATCTCGATGAGCCGGGAGACGAATGTCTACATAGCCAATATTGTCAAATGCCGGCCTCCGGAGAATCGTAATCCCGAAGGCGATGAGGTTGCAGCCTGTCTGCCCTACCTCAAGCGCCAGATTCAGCTGGTGAAGCCCCAGATCATCCTACTTGTCGGGGCAGTTGCCTGCCATGCCCTGCTTCAGACCCCCGACGGGGTGGGGAAGTTGCGTGGTCGTTTCTTCCGTTATGAAGGCATACCGGTGGTTGCCACCTACCATCCTGCAGGGGTGTTGCGCAACGAAGAGCTCAAGCGCCCGGTGTGGGAAGACCTGAAGAAAGTGGCAGCGTATCTGGCAACCCCGCTGAACGGGAGGTCCTGATGCCCAACTTTGTGGAGGTTGTCCTGGACCTTCCGCTGAAAGATCCGTACACCTACCGTATCCCTGATGCACTCAAGACAGCCGTTGGTATCGGTCAGCGCGTGGTTGTCCCCTTCGGCAAGCGGGAGATGACGGCCTATGTGGTCGCTGTCCTGGAGAACTTCGAAGCTTCCTATGAGGTCAGGCCGATCAAACGCGTCATCGACGAAAAACCCTTGTTCGGAGAACAGAACATTGCTTTGGCCCAGTGGATGGCACGCTTCTATCTCTGCAGCCAGGGCGAGGCCTTGAGCATGATGATTCCCGGAGGACGGCGTGACGTCAGTCCCCCTGTCCTTGATGTGGAAGAGGACCTGCTGCTTGAGAAGGTCGAGCATCTCAGTGAAGAGCAACAGAATGCCATTGATGCAATCCTCTCCTCCACCAAGCAGATGCACTACCTCTTCGGAGTGACCGGCAGCGGCAAGAGCGAGGTATTCCTTCGCTGTGCCGAAGCGGTCATAGGGCAGGGCAAGTCTGTCATCTACCTGGTTCCTGAGATTACGCTCACCCACCAACTGGCACGGCAGGTAACCAATCGGTTTGCGAACAAGGTAGCCATCCTTCACTCTGCACTTACTCCCAGCCAGCGGCTCAGGGAGTGGAAACGAATCCTCAATGGCGAGGTTCAGCTGGCCATCGGTGCGCGCAGTGCAGTGTTTGCCCCTTTCCCCAACCTTGGGCTGATCATCCTCGATGAGGAGCATGAGAACAGTTACAAGAGCGGCAACACGCCTCGCTACCATGCACGCCAGGTAGCCCAGAGGCGGTGCCAGACTGAGGGTGCCCTGCTGGTCATGGGCAGCGCCACCCCCTCCCTGGAAGCGTACAGCCTGATGCAGGACGGGTCCCAGGTCCAGGCTCACTACCTGAAGAATCGGGTGGCCGGTGGGAGCATGCCCAAAATGGAGGTGGTCAACCTTGCCTTTGAGAAGTCGGTGATCAGCACCACCCTCAGACAGGCCATCAAGGAGACGCTGGCGTCCAAGCATCAGGTGATCCTTTTTCTCAATCGCAGGGGGTTTTCCTACTTTTTCCACTGCAACAGCTGTGGCTACGAGCTGCGTTGCCCGAACTGCGATGTGTCGCTGACCTATCACAAGAGTACGAACCAGATGGTCTGTCACTACTGCGGCTACCGTGCCGAGCCGATGAAGGTCTGCCCGGAGTGCCGGAGCCTTGATGTCTCCTACAGCGGTTTTGGGACCGAGATGGTGGAGCAAGAGGTGCGCTCTCTCTTTCCCCAGGCCTGCATCGAACGACTCGATACGGACAGTGCAAAAAAGAAAGGGCATGTCGCCAAAGTGCTTTCCGACTTCCGCTCAGGTGAGATTGATATCCTCCTGGGAACACAGATGGTTGCCAAGGGGTTGAATTTCCCCTTGGTGGAGTTGGTCGGTATCGTACTGGCTGACAGCGGGATGAATATTCCTGACTTTCGCGCCCAGGAGCGTACGTTCAGCCTGCTTGTCCAGGTTTCGGGCCGGGCGGGGCGGTACAACGACAAGGGAAGGGTCATCATCCAGACCTTCCATCCGGAGAACCCTGCGATACGGTATGCGCTGGAAGACAACCTTGGGCAATTTTACGAAGAGGAGCTTGCGGTACGCAAGGATACCGGCTTTCCTCCCTTCAGCCGGTTGGTGAATCTGGTCCTGCGTGGTCGCAGCAAGGAGAAAGTGGAACGGGAGTCTGAACTGCTTGAAGAACGGTTCAACCAGTGCGCGAAAGAAGGGAAGACTGAGGTCCTGTGCACCAGTGAGTGCCCCTTGGAGAAGATTGCCTCCAACTACCGGTACCATCTTCTCATCTCAGGACGTGAAGCGAGTGAGACCCACCATCTGGTGGCCACCGTACTGAACACCTACACCCCGCCATCGGGGGTGTATCTTGAGGTTGATCTCGATCCTCTGCAGCTGCTCTAGGCTCTTACCGGTTGAAAAGTGCCTGGGCTTCCTCGGTCACATCGGTCTCATCAAGCTTGCAGAGGGTACAGGTCCTTGGCCCTACCGCCGGAATGGTGATGTTCAGCCTCAAACGCACCAGTGTCCCCACACTGCCCCCGCTGAAATCCATGTCCATCGAACCGTACTGGGGGAAGGTCGGACCGGTCAGTGAGTCCGTGCCATCGATCAGCACCCCATTGGCATTGGTGTAGTTGGTGTAGGTTCGTACAATGGGGTTTGAGCCGCTTTCCGAATAGCCGGATGGGAACGCCCCCCCATTCGCCGCCTTGAAGGTGTCCACCTCCTGGTCGGCAGCATGGAGCTGGTCGAGCAATGCCTGGATCCTGAGTTGGGTTGCAGTGAGGGGAAGTTCATCATCCTCACAGCCGGTGGGCAGCAGAACAAGAGAGAGAGCCAGTACGCATAGGGCAAACCTTCGCATTGCCGTCTCCTTTCAGGTCTGGGTGCGAATCCTCATTGCTCCATCGTGTAGCCTGAGGAACCGATTCACACAGGCGCTGTTGTACATAATAATAAATCTGTCCAAATGATTTGCCTAGATTCCGCCAATCTTTGTCCTGTGGGTGTACAGTTCGTCGTGAAGTTGACCAGAGACATGCGTGTTGGTATAGTTGAATCACTATGTTAGATATTTATACACTAGGTGAAGAGGTGCTTGGAGAAAAGTGCCAACCGATAACCAAATTTGACAGCGGCCTGCGTGTGCTGGTCGATGCCATGTTCGAAACTATGTCCGAAGCCGATGGAGTCGGTCTTGCCGCTCCGCAGGTGGGTGTTCCCAGCCGCTTGTTTGTGATCAACATCCAAGGTGTTGAGAAGCGTGCATACATCAATCCTCAGATCATTGAGACCTCCATCGAGACCGATACGGCAGAGGAGGGGTGTCTCTCCATCCCCGGAGTCTGGCATGATGTCCAGCGGCCTGCCAGGGTTACCATCCAGGCCCAGGACATCGAGGGAAAAGTATTCACCGTGAAGGCGGAGGGCTTGCTTGCCCGTGCCATCCAGCACGAGAATGATCACCTCAACGGGGTGCT includes:
- the acpS gene encoding holo-ACP synthase, whose product is MDMGIGIDVVNIDRMKHLSEHACQRMFHPEELKEAELLSSERRAEYLAGRFAAKEAFGKALGTGLSGLSLQEIRVERQSDGRPVLRLEGKALQLLGARKALVSISHDQPVAVAMVVLGGGADGPF
- a CDS encoding uracil-DNA glycosylase, whose amino-acid sequence is MTADQDKAEALTYALKQFVNVCDEAEALVGHKPLCATEVDYEELVQSMLPQTIDPQSVQGTGLKQLQHLVEGCTKCKLSETRTHTVFGEGVIPARLMVIGEGPGAEEDASGRAFVGKAGKYLDSWLGAISMSRETNVYIANIVKCRPPENRNPEGDEVAACLPYLKRQIQLVKPQIILLVGAVACHALLQTPDGVGKLRGRFFRYEGIPVVATYHPAGVLRNEELKRPVWEDLKKVAAYLATPLNGRS
- a CDS encoding [Fe-Fe] hydrogenase large subunit C-terminal domain-containing protein, coding for MSDLSLHHSLQVINEACKGCTHCMKRCPTGAIRISKGKAVISADLCIDCGQCMAVCPNHAIRIEQDPLSQLQRFTYRVGIVPAPFFAQFPDTLTVTQVLAALYDIGFTHIYLAETGIDILDVLEAEEKEKPLPLISNFCPAVQRLIQIRYPLLVGNLSRLRSPAQVTAIFAKSELAAFGESLGIFYFTPCAAKIAQFKTEGSEEHRLFDGIINFDTAYNQVSVLLAREKERYASKQAGFTFPHCTRKALRWSLVKGQSSNQKGRALAVDEMHNVIEFLDILEDEQETSLQFLELDACAEGCVGGILTVRNRFLATEQLRHWSTNLPKELPQDLTERILAQKHSFENNLCLDAPQPKQVLGLDKDRSKALQKLEKVDRILAVLPGIDCGLCGCPSCLALAQDVAKSQASLRQCVVLKLKDPKELNSLARIWGERPTAAGGQMDDQA
- a CDS encoding insulinase family protein; protein product: MSERIWTVGDEVSGFQLVEITHLEEYKGTGYLFRHIETNFEVFQLVNDDTELFFSYIFRTLPSNDCGIAHILEHSVLAGSERYPVRDPFMSLLKGSTNTFMNAMTYPDKTLYPAASPLKKDFDNLFNVYTDAVFAPLLREETFWQEGVRLVCDGETCHFEGVVYNEMLGDGADHDSVVGKGSVRSLFPDTPLAFESGGNPEEIIKLDYQQFLAFYSQFYHPSNGKLFLYGALDVADKLAFLDAEYLQTRGSLNVNSICPPAKKWDRERKVTLTSPMEEGDSKDNSSIVLSWSTSEVTDTREVVTLSTLVDILLGNPAAPLYKALLDSELGLDISPESGMSADFRQMPFLVGFKGIASDKEEAAKECILSSLTQIVKEGLDPKLIATSLKRSRFKQLEIPGGIPNGFRALNRALRGWNYDLSPTSTIESAKPLADLEQQLEANSRYFEQWIEKNLLENQHRCLVTVRPDAEHQKRQNEAIAKYAQSLATELGKKGLKQLMQQNQRFLLFEQESDTPEALAKVPYLHLSDLPVTVRTNEHELVLSGGQDLYIRPLFCNTIVYADFAVRCEDLTQRELLLLPLFTRMVQMTGIGDLSYSEVSQKLKHLTGDFNLFVEMGSSNRGEDTLVMLCRAKTLYEDFEEAMLFISELLGKANVTDLKQLKLVLNNYRTDFADSVTYSAHSFASLSAASVFSPIQWEGEQLSGLQQWFFLDSLKDDALAPLAEELALLQKKLYNRRRLISHLSCDEDKVAPLTVVWERFVLSFTEGEEIVRKMRSYEQVSKGLVHEVQLYRLPSTVSYAAWAMRTSAKGTVLQAAQVVLGQLLSTNDLWEVVRGQGGAYGVSANADVMEEMFVFSSYRDPRIAGTYSDFKRILTKYASTAVEAKQIENALITLIATEIKPLSPAQDSMLAFRRLLYRISDEFRALRREQLLSVDGKAINEGAQALLEHAIREDSYVVLSGSQLLEAEKEKHPMLDRPSVRLPL
- a CDS encoding ATP-binding protein; this translates as MRQEYLVPAQDFSVAGVASSNLKRLLKQLNIDPLTIKRIMVAVFEAEVNVIAHSYGGRIVCDLEEEKITIQVIDTGPGIPDLDLAMTEGWSTASEQVRELGYGAGMGLPNIKKNCDHLTIKTKAGEHTHITMGFSLKESI
- a CDS encoding CdaR family protein, which encodes MTKLSKHMQSLLLNWPAKVLSLVFALLVYVFIQYSTLGARVVTLPLEVSLPPSLEAQSLVPTSVEVIIRGDEDVIYLINPNAIEATIDFSEVTEEGISTSLVVLTYDERVFDGAGISLVANPNQYRILFAQRSLP
- a CDS encoding DRTGG domain-containing protein; translation: MKLKDILACVDAVLVCGESHLEDEVKRGFASDLMSDVLTILEDDILLITGLSNNQAIRTAEMSDISNILLVRNKKPSQTMIDMANELNIALAYTSYSLFKTSGLLFAQGLKPVY
- the cdaA gene encoding diadenylate cyclase CdaA, with the translated sequence MVLDTMQSMLSFLRPALQVGLLAWLFYRFYTTIAQTKAQQIVKVVVVLFATYALSYILKLEVLLFFFRYISIPATIFICIVYQPELRRSFTQLWSGGSRLFRIGTQTTSSDQIDSILNACNVLVNKRRGALIVFPRRLGIKNIIDSGTRINADLSTSLILTVFDHDTPLHDGAMVIQSGRIVAAGCYLPLSEQTDIKKSFGTRHRAALGLAEESDAVVLVVSEETGAISMTYNANLYYDLDTNTIKRMLLALFSYHDITPEELMQEAGSDETE
- the truA gene encoding tRNA pseudouridine(38-40) synthase TruA — translated: MARSDWKRPELEMLGEGLRRIRLTVSYHGSHYSGWQKQSNALAVAEVLEKAVEQMIGERVEIVGSGRTDSGVHALGQVCHMDISNQKVQASVFLCALNRLLPTDIRILESSEVDGSFHARYTTMARMYRYYFKQEAEMTAFDDQLVAKVKRFPSLEVLNGYAKVLQGTHDFTTFTASGDLCPSKWRDIYESYWSFETDRWGQPLLSYTICGNAFLYKMVRSLVGSMMEFAEKGVPVEEFSAILESKERSKAGRTAVASGLYLYRISYDRDEYAWFEEVGHDS
- the glpK gene encoding glycerol kinase GlpK, which gives rise to MKYIGALDQGTTSTRFIVFDEKGTIVSSHQLEHQQIFPQPGWVEHDPWEIWDNSSECISKALKAANLKGSDIKGIGITNQRETIVAWNPKTGKVWHNAIVWQDLRGAELIEHLKKEVEASYLQKKSGLIFSPYFAASKIAWLLDHVEGLRDEAEKGDVVFGTIDTWLAWNLTGGKALVTDVTNASRYLLMNIETCQWDDDLLALFNIPKCALPSIVPSSGTIYAHTTPSGPFRSEVPVCGILGDQQAALFGQACFSEGLGKSTYGTGCFLLVNTGRKLVTSEQGLLTTVAYQLGDEPPLYALEGSIAVAGSLVQWARDNLKIVSNPQELDKLASSVPDCGGVYIVPAFSGLFAPYWRSDARGVIAGLTGFATRAHLSRAILESTAFQAHDIFKGMEKDSGIRMTTLKVDGGLTNSTPLMEFQADLLGIPVIRPKVVETTALGAAYAAGLSVGIWKDLDQLSSYWQEEKRWEPKMDDEVRQQKIRFWKKAVNRTLDWVTEE